Part of the Micromonospora rhizosphaerae genome is shown below.
AAGAACCCCGCTAGGAGAGGAATTTCGGCATGCCCGAGCACCAGGTCGGTACGGCGACCGAGCAGGACACGGTCGCCATTTCGTTCGATGGGGGTGCCGTAGCGTCATACCACCTGGGCGGGTCGTCACCCCGCCCGTACCTGCAGCGGCTCATCGTGCCAGGCGGACATCAGGTCACGCGATCGCTCGATGAGGACGTCCCCGAGGATTCACGTGACCATCCGCATCACCGCGGGATCTGGTGGGGGCACCGAAACGTTGACGGGGCGGACTTCTGGACCGAGTTCGATGGGCATGGGCGCATCGTGGCGGAGAGCCCCGCCGACATCGGCCACACCGACCAGGCCTGGCGGGTGACCCAGGGACTCCAGTGGATTGCCGCGGACGGCGATGTCCACCTGCGGGAGCGTCGCATTACAGTCGTACGACCTCCGGCGGACGACGGCGCGGTGGTGGTCGATATGCAGACGACCCTGACGACACCTGGACGCCAACCGGTAGTCCTTCGGGACACGAAGGAGGCCGGTTTGATCGCCGTCCGGGTGGCCGTACCGATGGAGGAGCGCCGCGGCGGCCGAATCGAGAACGCATTGGGTGATGTTGGGGAGGCGAAGTGCTGGGGGCGCCCAGCGGACTGGTGTGACTACTCCGGCC
Proteins encoded:
- a CDS encoding PmoA family protein, which encodes MPEHQVGTATEQDTVAISFDGGAVASYHLGGSSPRPYLQRLIVPGGHQVTRSLDEDVPEDSRDHPHHRGIWWGHRNVDGADFWTEFDGHGRIVAESPADIGHTDQAWRVTQGLQWIAADGDVHLRERRITVVRPPADDGAVVVDMQTTLTTPGRQPVVLRDTKEAGLIAVRVAVPMEERRGGRIENALGDVGEAKCWGRPADWCDYSGPVDGTVVGVAVLDHPDNPRHPTCWHVRDYGLLAANPFGYSDFWPGEGRDGTLVLDPDDPVTFRFRVVAHLGDARTGRVAKHFAAFADTAPLEG